In Ruminococcaceae bacterium BL-4, one DNA window encodes the following:
- a CDS encoding Phage portal protein, with the protein MIILIPDFIYSELVGPYGSDVLQKLGKIEDYYAIYNNGARFEVDSGGDYAPAKLPSKQIKKLIRREAQFLFGKSPEIKVICPDEQSTEDGRPNEADMQAYLGKVLKSNLWRDKLIKGARDCLIGGRVALKVNVTADKLSIMFVPADGFVYETALDDVDTIERIVFFYTMQDDTDRTRQRIWVQKYRMEGTRCLLDERITDGYGQTVEWDGTKQDYDTGLDRIPAYVILNDGLSGDTEGVSEIRDLMCDDAWYGRLKSGNIDSLRKGMNQITYMSGVDPSCMKSFRCAPGALWDLKGDLAQASDGGAPNVQVGTISNTFSYAEAFADTESTIKQDMHDLVGVPDLNQESTRNVITSGKGLKTLYWPLICRCEEKMNAWGPALEWLTELLLYAADVNPGLKDVYGAFETDTHVIMIDNQYPLPEDEDEEKQLDLSEVSNKSRSIKSYLMKWGGPNSKGMTPEDAETEIEQIAKEQQMMQDSFAAEPSPAGDE; encoded by the coding sequence GTGATTATTCTGATACCAGATTTTATTTATTCCGAGTTAGTTGGCCCCTATGGTTCCGATGTGCTGCAGAAGCTGGGAAAGATTGAAGATTATTACGCGATTTACAATAACGGCGCGCGTTTTGAGGTAGACTCCGGCGGCGATTATGCACCGGCTAAGCTGCCGTCTAAGCAGATCAAGAAACTGATCCGCCGCGAGGCACAGTTTTTGTTTGGCAAATCACCGGAAATCAAAGTGATCTGTCCCGATGAACAAAGCACAGAGGACGGCCGCCCGAACGAAGCCGATATGCAGGCATATCTTGGAAAGGTATTGAAGTCTAACCTTTGGAGAGACAAGCTGATTAAAGGTGCCCGTGATTGTCTGATCGGTGGCAGAGTCGCTCTCAAAGTCAATGTAACTGCTGATAAGTTGAGCATTATGTTTGTGCCTGCGGATGGCTTTGTATATGAGACGGCACTTGACGACGTTGATACAATCGAGCGCATTGTGTTTTTCTACACGATGCAGGATGATACTGACCGCACCCGCCAGCGTATCTGGGTTCAGAAATATCGAATGGAGGGCACCCGATGTCTGCTTGATGAACGTATTACAGACGGCTATGGTCAAACGGTAGAGTGGGACGGCACAAAGCAGGATTACGACACTGGTCTTGACAGAATACCAGCCTATGTAATCCTCAATGACGGTCTGTCCGGCGATACAGAAGGTGTCAGTGAAATTCGCGATCTGATGTGTGACGATGCCTGGTACGGCCGATTAAAGTCAGGCAATATTGATTCCCTGCGAAAAGGCATGAACCAGATTACGTACATGTCCGGCGTTGACCCATCCTGCATGAAATCTTTTCGCTGTGCTCCCGGCGCTTTGTGGGATCTAAAAGGCGATCTGGCACAAGCAAGCGACGGCGGCGCACCCAATGTACAGGTAGGGACGATCTCCAACACCTTTTCCTATGCTGAAGCATTCGCGGATACCGAGTCCACTATCAAACAGGATATGCACGATCTTGTCGGTGTGCCTGATCTTAACCAGGAGAGTACCCGCAATGTAATCACCAGCGGCAAAGGGCTTAAAACGTTGTATTGGCCGCTGATCTGCAGGTGCGAAGAAAAGATGAATGCCTGGGGACCGGCGCTCGAATGGCTTACAGAACTGCTGCTTTACGCGGCGGATGTCAATCCAGGACTCAAAGATGTCTATGGAGCCTTTGAAACAGATACACATGTGATTATGATCGATAATCAGTATCCGCTTCCCGAAGATGAAGACGAAGAAAAGCAACTCGATCTTTCCGAAGTTTCCAACAAATCCAGGTCTATTAAGAGTTACCTCATGAAATGGGGCGGCCCCAACAGTAAGGGTATGACACCGGAAGACGCGGAAACGGAGATCGAGCAGATTGCTAAAGAACAGCAGATGATGCAGGACAGCTTTGCAGCTGAGCCCTCCCCGGCTGGTGACGAGTAA
- a CDS encoding conserved protein of unknown function (Evidence 4 : Unknown function but conserved in other organisms), whose translation MWKTIYDYLKSKGFDVYALGQHEGTCKTPYIVIRNNGDGDRGIDMEQTLYELLLYYPSDYYYQFEDYIDSVKQSMNGLFPALKLVDGPGPHYLDPDVLGYMTNLTYRLIKESKVNRN comes from the coding sequence ATGTGGAAAACAATATACGACTATCTCAAAAGCAAGGGCTTTGACGTCTACGCTCTCGGACAGCATGAGGGCACCTGTAAAACACCATACATCGTCATCCGCAACAACGGAGATGGAGATCGTGGGATAGATATGGAGCAGACTCTTTATGAGCTGCTCCTTTATTATCCCTCTGATTATTATTATCAATTTGAGGATTATATTGACTCTGTAAAGCAGAGCATGAACGGTCTCTTCCCTGCGCTCAAACTGGTAGATGGTCCGGGGCCGCATTATCTTGACCCTGATGTATTGGGATACATGACAAACCTTACTTACAGGCTGATTAAAGAATCCAAAGTGAATCGTAATTAA
- a CDS encoding protein of unknown function (Evidence 5 : Unknown function) gives MNVKIPKEQSLKITCAFCKKDFYTNEIRLKTRMHTCGIEDTYYCCPRCGKEYLVCQTNSEIRELMSERESLKGYANQTDIKNYNRFKTVDAEIKRQMKELNHKG, from the coding sequence ATGAACGTAAAGATTCCAAAAGAACAATCTCTAAAAATAACGTGCGCTTTCTGCAAAAAAGATTTCTATACAAATGAGATTCGCTTAAAAACCCGGATGCACACCTGTGGAATAGAAGATACTTATTATTGTTGTCCAAGGTGTGGAAAAGAATATTTAGTTTGTCAGACAAATTCAGAAATCAGAGAGTTAATGTCAGAGCGTGAATCTCTTAAAGGATACGCCAACCAAACGGATATTAAAAATTATAACCGGTTTAAAACCGTAGATGCTGAGATTAAAAGACAAATGAAAGAATTAAACCACAAAGGTTAA
- a CDS encoding conserved protein of unknown function (Evidence 4 : Unknown function but conserved in other organisms), with protein sequence MDRKFLTDLGLEKDVIDKILDQNGTEMTTLRTQLKTKDTEIGTLRTDLTAANTKVADLEKVDVEDLQTQLQAEKDGRKKDLQSWNLKSTLTKAGCKDTDYIIFKLGDKVEFADDGTLKDSDALLESCKKDYAAMFPEADPGTDPQKPTGGTGSLGNFQRSHHQSEKAMTKEEFFKLPYMDQFKLKTEQPEAYQTLMANETGGK encoded by the coding sequence ATGGACAGAAAATTTTTGACTGACCTCGGCCTTGAGAAAGATGTGATCGACAAAATCTTAGATCAAAATGGAACTGAGATGACTACCCTGCGCACCCAGCTCAAGACCAAAGACACCGAGATTGGCACCCTGCGCACCGACCTTACGGCAGCTAATACAAAAGTTGCGGATCTTGAAAAAGTCGACGTGGAAGATCTGCAGACTCAGCTGCAGGCCGAGAAGGACGGGCGCAAAAAGGATTTGCAGAGCTGGAACCTTAAATCCACACTGACAAAAGCCGGCTGTAAAGATACGGATTACATTATCTTTAAACTCGGCGACAAAGTAGAATTTGCGGACGACGGCACTTTAAAGGACTCCGATGCTCTGCTGGAATCCTGCAAAAAAGACTATGCTGCTATGTTTCCTGAGGCTGATCCGGGCACAGACCCCCAAAAACCAACTGGTGGAACCGGAAGTCTCGGGAACTTCCAGCGCAGTCACCACCAATCGGAAAAAGCGATGACAAAAGAAGAGTTTTTTAAGCTGCCCTATATGGATCAGTTCAAACTCAAAACTGAACAGCCAGAAGCCTATCAAACGCTAATGGCAAATGAAACAGGAGGTAAATAA
- a CDS encoding conserved protein of unknown function (Evidence 4 : Unknown function but conserved in other organisms), translating to MAVTNISEIKKYAEGVEVDLPGFAEDEIFTVKLRRPSMLLLAQSGDIPNPLLHTAADLFTGGTNKAGESDFLNMAKVFEAIAKASLVSPSYEELQAAGIHLTDVQLTYIYNYSQTGVDILRRFRQESKPSGNDHNGESVPKKASRVTKH from the coding sequence ATGGCAGTTACAAATATCTCTGAAATTAAAAAGTATGCAGAAGGTGTGGAAGTTGATCTTCCAGGTTTCGCAGAGGACGAAATCTTTACGGTAAAGCTCCGCCGGCCGTCCATGCTTCTGCTGGCGCAGTCTGGTGATATTCCGAACCCACTTCTGCACACAGCAGCAGACTTATTTACCGGCGGCACAAACAAGGCCGGAGAGAGCGATTTTCTCAATATGGCAAAGGTGTTCGAAGCGATTGCAAAAGCGTCTCTTGTCTCCCCTTCTTATGAGGAACTGCAGGCTGCCGGAATTCATCTCACCGATGTGCAGCTCACCTACATTTACAATTACAGCCAAACGGGGGTGGATATCCTCCGTCGATTTCGTCAAGAGTCAAAGCCTTCTGGGAACGATCACAATGGCGAAAGCGTACCGAAAAAGGCCAGCAGAGTTACTAAGCATTGA
- a CDS encoding conserved protein of unknown function (Evidence 4 : Unknown function but conserved in other organisms), with product MPETFLGFPFDEELFHNAWSEAPDPVRTAILNSGAMAQDGVIAQQISGSGNLYTVPFYNILDGDPVNYDGQTDITATETDGGSQTGVVYGRAKGFTARNFAAELVGNDPMGHIAQSVARYWQKQRQAVMLQILNAAMGVTGASGNAKKWQDNHVVDLSSATATPYVIGDTDLNSLATEALGDNKSLFSLVIMHSNVAKTLENKQLLEYWKQTDANGIQRPLNLGSMNGYTVVIDDGVPAVAVGGDGANKGLIKYTTYLLGGGVLRTANARLDHPNDTQYDPSKNGGQETLYTRIRETIHPNGFSFKVPTSGWSESPTNQQLGNSSNWAIQFDPKAIPMAALITNG from the coding sequence ATGCCTGAAACATTTTTAGGATTTCCTTTTGACGAGGAACTATTTCACAATGCCTGGAGTGAAGCTCCAGACCCGGTACGCACCGCTATTTTAAACAGTGGTGCAATGGCACAGGACGGTGTAATTGCACAGCAAATCAGCGGAAGCGGAAATTTATACACCGTGCCGTTTTATAACATTCTCGACGGTGATCCTGTTAACTATGACGGTCAGACCGACATTACCGCTACTGAAACAGACGGCGGCAGTCAAACCGGTGTAGTCTATGGCCGTGCAAAAGGTTTTACTGCCAGGAATTTTGCGGCAGAATTAGTCGGGAATGACCCAATGGGACATATCGCACAATCTGTAGCGCGATATTGGCAGAAACAGCGCCAGGCTGTCATGCTGCAGATTCTCAATGCTGCGATGGGCGTTACCGGAGCCTCCGGCAATGCCAAGAAGTGGCAGGATAATCATGTAGTGGACTTAAGCAGTGCGACCGCCACCCCCTACGTCATCGGAGATACAGATCTAAATAGCCTTGCGACCGAAGCACTTGGTGACAACAAGTCGCTGTTTTCGCTGGTTATTATGCATTCCAATGTCGCCAAGACTTTGGAAAACAAACAACTGTTAGAGTATTGGAAACAGACCGATGCAAATGGAATTCAGCGGCCGCTTAATTTAGGATCTATGAACGGGTATACCGTAGTGATCGATGATGGTGTGCCGGCAGTGGCCGTCGGCGGAGACGGCGCCAATAAAGGGCTCATAAAATACACCACTTATCTTTTGGGCGGTGGTGTACTGCGGACAGCAAATGCCCGTTTGGATCATCCGAACGACACCCAGTATGATCCGTCCAAAAACGGCGGCCAGGAAACCTTATATACCCGTATCCGCGAAACCATTCATCCGAATGGATTTAGTTTTAAAGTGCCTACCTCTGGCTGGAGTGAATCTCCTACCAATCAACAGCTTGGCAATTCCTCCAACTGGGCAATTCAATTCGACCCCAAGGCAATTCCAATGGCCGCACTCATTACAAACGGCTAA
- a CDS encoding protein of unknown function (Evidence 5 : Unknown function) produces MDEVSTLEVVEETFVDEAVPDSPHPAKAKHIIAAKSSAKNFFINISPSWKLYAGQSILTRIPI; encoded by the coding sequence TTGGATGAGGTAAGTACCTTAGAAGTTGTAGAGGAAACCTTTGTGGATGAGGCCGTCCCTGATTCGCCGCACCCTGCTAAGGCAAAGCACATAATTGCCGCCAAAAGCAGTGCAAAAAACTTTTTCATAAACATCTCTCCTTCATGGAAATTATACGCCGGTCAATCAATTTTGACAAGGATTCCCATATAG
- a CDS encoding conserved protein of unknown function (Evidence 4 : Unknown function but conserved in other organisms), which produces METMKPLEELKMLCREKQAPYFSDDELNYQLQRAGGDIDLAAYRCLIIKAENSTVQVSGLTLADTSRYWLRLAASVRPSGSCVIEGG; this is translated from the coding sequence ATGGAAACAATGAAACCGCTGGAAGAACTTAAAATGCTGTGCCGAGAAAAGCAGGCGCCTTATTTTAGTGATGACGAGCTCAACTATCAGCTCCAGCGAGCCGGCGGAGACATTGACCTCGCGGCCTATCGCTGTCTGATTATCAAAGCAGAAAACAGCACCGTACAAGTATCCGGATTAACGCTTGCCGATACGTCTCGTTACTGGCTGCGGCTTGCCGCCTCTGTGCGCCCGTCCGGTTCGTGTGTGATCGAGGGAGGATAA
- a CDS encoding protein of unknown function (Evidence 5 : Unknown function): protein MSGRLGNYWELVKAAEQARIAITKAQQKQIAGLYQEIADDLSHKLQRYNPESLTYRWVKDYAQSLQKDSKRLYTVIKAGVADSLLQSAKAPVKSEQTFYSKLAPELSEHFSDVFSRVPQSAADELMSGGIYKDFSGLSERIWNYRKKYNRDIQTVIVKGIEAQKSAFDLAKDLEMYVDPKAAKPWNWDIVYPGVNQVVDYNAQRLSRTAVTHAYQLSFERATKDNPFVESYKWHSSHGARMCELCAQRDGRIYQKDALPFDHPNGMCTVTAVIPKSYDEIGQELGDWAAGKSDNPELDKWLGNSVAESKKRDIIKSIDIDDFELLADTHKISPEVSNVISNTIHEYEQAGGMYISEAKFGDFYDEMSGKPALFQVYPNEYGSININVNSRILAGMSIEEINKKIASTAINLPSNLKEAVIHECGHAKSYYGKSISEIKEMNKNLLTKGVKGISKIAETDGAECIAEVEVLLSRGSKVPPEAMKLYIENVKEANL, encoded by the coding sequence ATGTCCGGCCGACTGGGAAATTACTGGGAGCTTGTGAAAGCCGCCGAGCAGGCGCGTATCGCAATCACAAAGGCACAGCAAAAGCAGATTGCGGGTCTCTATCAGGAAATAGCGGATGACTTAAGCCACAAGTTGCAAAGATATAATCCTGAGTCTCTCACCTATCGTTGGGTTAAGGACTATGCACAGAGCCTGCAAAAGGACAGCAAGCGGCTCTATACCGTGATTAAAGCAGGAGTTGCGGATAGTTTGTTACAATCCGCAAAAGCTCCCGTAAAGTCAGAGCAGACGTTTTATTCCAAGCTTGCCCCGGAACTCTCTGAACATTTCTCCGATGTGTTTTCCAGAGTCCCGCAATCTGCTGCCGATGAGCTGATGTCCGGTGGAATTTACAAAGACTTTTCCGGGCTGTCTGAGCGTATCTGGAATTACCGCAAAAAGTACAACCGTGATATCCAGACCGTGATCGTCAAGGGAATCGAGGCGCAAAAATCCGCCTTTGACCTTGCAAAAGATCTGGAAATGTACGTTGACCCAAAGGCCGCGAAGCCGTGGAACTGGGACATTGTTTATCCGGGTGTCAATCAAGTGGTTGACTATAACGCGCAGAGGCTTTCCCGTACAGCGGTTACACACGCTTATCAACTATCATTCGAGCGGGCGACCAAAGATAATCCCTTTGTGGAATCATATAAGTGGCACAGCAGTCACGGTGCCCGCATGTGCGAGCTTTGTGCACAGCGTGACGGCAGGATTTATCAGAAAGACGCTCTTCCCTTCGACCACCCGAACGGCATGTGTACCGTCACGGCGGTGATCCCGAAAAGTTATGATGAGATCGGGCAGGAATTGGGCGACTGGGCCGCCGGAAAAAGTGATAACCCGGAACTTGATAAATGGCTGGGAAATTCTGTTGCGGAGTCTAAAAAGCGTGATATAATAAAGTCAATTGATATAGACGACTTTGAACTGCTGGCAGACACTCACAAAATTTCACCAGAAGTCTCTAATGTTATTTCAAATACCATTCATGAATATGAACAAGCCGGAGGAATGTATATCTCCGAAGCTAAATTTGGAGATTTTTATGATGAGATGTCAGGAAAACCTGCCTTGTTTCAGGTATATCCAAATGAATACGGATCCATAAATATAAATGTAAACAGCAGGATATTGGCAGGAATGTCAATTGAAGAAATAAACAAAAAGATAGCCTCCACTGCTATTAACCTTCCAAGTAATTTAAAAGAAGCTGTAATTCATGAGTGTGGGCATGCGAAATCCTATTACGGAAAATCAATTTCAGAAATCAAAGAAATGAACAAAAATCTTTTAACTAAAGGAGTCAAAGGCATTAGCAAAATTGCCGAGACCGATGGAGCTGAATGTATTGCTGAGGTAGAAGTCCTCTTATCCAGAGGATCTAAAGTTCCCCCGGAAGCCATGAAGCTATATATTGAAAATGTTAAGGAGGCAAATTTGTGA
- a CDS encoding protein of unknown function (Evidence 5 : Unknown function) has translation MNSGIIFKDKQYEKTLTANINRLATQLDRYLDSITKDLYDLSDAEAESIPGVAKLLYELYQWGAEVSHDSQD, from the coding sequence ATGAATAGCGGAATTATTTTCAAGGATAAGCAGTATGAAAAAACACTCACAGCTAATATTAACCGTTTGGCAACTCAGCTCGACCGATATCTTGACAGTATAACGAAAGACTTATATGACTTGTCCGATGCTGAAGCAGAGAGTATTCCAGGCGTTGCTAAGCTATTGTATGAACTCTATCAATGGGGCGCAGAAGTTTCACATGATTCACAGGATTAA
- a CDS encoding conserved protein of unknown function (Evidence 4 : Unknown function but conserved in other organisms) yields the protein MADITKPKGMALIDCAMIVFEPDDTTVAPIAITSGTKLGVEQQTKATDAVELVIKGESIAKKPEQTTVTGHKLTLTDNLVIMDLIQMLQGGILTKDETSKKITGYTPPVSGKSEGKPGTLKAYSAIMEGSSVTGYSCIAYPHCVGVPVCMGAEDNVFQVNEYTINSTPGSGQAAYAMTIVDALPTVTAA from the coding sequence ATGGCAGATATTACAAAACCGAAGGGCATGGCGCTCATCGACTGCGCCATGATTGTCTTTGAGCCGGACGACACCACCGTAGCACCGATTGCAATCACGTCCGGTACAAAGCTAGGTGTAGAACAGCAGACAAAAGCGACCGACGCGGTAGAACTGGTCATTAAAGGTGAATCAATCGCAAAAAAGCCGGAACAAACTACGGTCACCGGTCACAAGTTAACTTTAACCGACAACCTGGTGATTATGGACCTGATTCAGATGCTGCAGGGCGGCATTCTGACAAAGGACGAAACCAGTAAAAAAATTACCGGGTACACTCCCCCGGTGTCCGGCAAGTCCGAAGGAAAGCCGGGCACTTTGAAAGCATACTCCGCAATCATGGAAGGCTCCTCTGTAACCGGATATTCCTGCATTGCTTATCCGCACTGTGTCGGCGTACCGGTCTGCATGGGTGCTGAGGATAATGTATTCCAGGTTAATGAGTACACGATCAACAGCACGCCCGGCAGCGGTCAGGCCGCATATGCAATGACAATCGTTGATGCGCTCCCAACAGTAACGGCAGCGTAA
- a CDS encoding exported protein of unknown function (Evidence 5 : Unknown function), protein MKKFFALLLAAIMCFALAGCGESGTASSTKVSSTTSKVLTSSKSSVSSSTSNSTIPKTSVSSKASSNPLMNYNFVTQDERSGSGKTIGKYGYISASKELTKNATQDQFKEFINAHVKDSGLNYVSIIFEDGTGICFTGSNTEIIDYGNLNKDGSLKESIGTITLSNGNYIYKAN, encoded by the coding sequence ATGAAAAAGTTTTTTGCACTGCTTTTGGCGGCAATTATGTGCTTTGCCTTAGCAGGGTGCGGCGAATCAGGGACGGCCTCATCCACAAAGGTTTCCTCTACAACTTCTAAGGTACTTACCTCATCCAAAAGTTCAGTTTCTTCTAGTACATCTAATTCAACAATCCCAAAAACAAGTGTATCATCAAAAGCTAGTTCTAACCCCTTAATGAACTATAACTTTGTTACACAAGATGAGCGAAGTGGTTCCGGAAAAACAATTGGAAAATATGGTTATATTTCCGCCTCTAAAGAATTAACTAAAAATGCAACCCAAGACCAATTTAAAGAATTCATCAACGCGCATGTCAAAGATAGTGGCCTAAATTATGTGTCTATTATTTTTGAAGATGGAACTGGAATTTGCTTTACTGGATCAAATACCGAAATAATTGATTATGGAAATCTTAATAAAGACGGCTCTTTAAAGGAAAGTATCGGTACTATCACGCTTTCAAATGGTAATTATATTTACAAAGCCAATTAA
- a CDS encoding conserved protein of unknown function (Evidence 4 : Unknown function but conserved in other organisms) produces the protein MSMFDFSEIYQSLDALPQKVQQAVMTYGRTAASKIEAKAKEDRPWTDRTAQARQRLHGDCKRIDTGIRISLAHGVEYGVYLEFANEKRYAVIYPTLQQEGPGVMNGLQNLFDRL, from the coding sequence ATGAGCATGTTCGATTTCTCCGAAATCTACCAGTCTCTTGATGCGCTCCCTCAAAAAGTACAGCAGGCTGTGATGACTTATGGGCGCACCGCCGCAAGTAAGATCGAAGCAAAGGCGAAGGAAGATCGCCCATGGACTGACCGGACAGCACAAGCACGTCAACGTTTGCATGGTGACTGCAAAAGAATCGATACCGGAATCCGCATCTCTCTTGCGCATGGCGTGGAATACGGCGTGTATCTGGAATTTGCCAACGAAAAGCGATATGCCGTAATTTATCCGACTCTGCAGCAGGAAGGCCCTGGAGTCATGAACGGCCTGCAGAATTTATTTGACAGGTTGTGA
- a CDS encoding conserved protein of unknown function (Evidence 4 : Unknown function but conserved in other organisms): MGLIQQAYTLSQAIEQYGKSAELWRPGKGQYGSPGVPEKVADLKGLFHTSNSYLNVTIQEAGKLSDNKQPMFLILHSSYPKKGDTLKISGHTFTVNTVDDVGMLGICMDLSLTEVDST; encoded by the coding sequence ATGGGATTGATACAGCAAGCTTACACGCTATCACAGGCGATTGAGCAGTATGGAAAATCCGCAGAGCTGTGGCGCCCTGGTAAAGGACAGTACGGCTCTCCAGGGGTTCCGGAAAAAGTTGCCGACTTAAAGGGGCTTTTCCACACATCAAACAGTTACCTCAACGTGACTATTCAGGAAGCAGGAAAGTTGTCAGATAATAAGCAGCCCATGTTTCTCATTCTCCATTCCTCTTATCCCAAGAAGGGCGACACCCTAAAAATCAGCGGTCACACTTTCACGGTGAACACAGTAGACGACGTTGGTATGTTGGGGATCTGCATGGACTTGTCTCTTACGGAGGTCGATAGCACATGA
- a CDS encoding PBSX family phage terminase large subunit has protein sequence MSLNNLYHTKQQEVLRRAMTQDYFMLINHGAKRSGKTVLDNDLFLYELIRARKNAAAAGISNPQYILAAADIGSIHRNILNELSGKYGLEFQFDKFNRFQLFGVQVCCFGHSKINDMGRIRGMTAWGAYINEACVANEEVFDEIKSRCSGDGARILMDTNPADPAHWLKTDYIDKADEKTIVQYSWRLDDNTFLSDRYRQNIKASTPSGMFYDRDINGAWVSADGAVYPDFDEHVHYISMDQVPIDEISRWFVGVDFGWEHWGAFVLIGRTEDGRYYLVREWSAQHRHIDNWIKIGQSIKDQYGDINFYCDSARPDLIQQMRVARLRAINARKDVLAGIAEVASLYKQKRLFIVRENVSRFPHEIYSYVWKKGTDEPVKIDDDVQDAIRYAIYSDKKYGR, from the coding sequence ATGAGCCTAAATAACCTATATCACACAAAGCAGCAAGAAGTCCTGCGCCGAGCTATGACGCAGGACTATTTTATGCTAATCAATCACGGTGCCAAACGATCCGGTAAGACGGTTCTGGACAACGACCTGTTCCTTTACGAGCTTATTAGAGCGCGCAAAAACGCCGCTGCTGCCGGGATTTCAAACCCACAGTACATTTTAGCTGCCGCTGACATCGGCAGCATACACCGCAATATACTCAATGAGCTGTCCGGAAAATATGGCCTCGAATTTCAGTTTGATAAGTTTAACCGCTTTCAGTTATTCGGCGTTCAGGTGTGCTGCTTCGGCCATTCAAAAATTAATGATATGGGACGCATTCGAGGCATGACGGCCTGGGGCGCGTATATCAACGAAGCATGCGTTGCAAATGAGGAAGTCTTTGACGAAATCAAGTCCCGGTGTTCGGGTGACGGTGCGCGCATTCTCATGGACACGAACCCCGCAGATCCGGCGCACTGGCTTAAAACCGACTACATCGATAAAGCCGACGAAAAGACGATCGTGCAGTACTCATGGAGGCTCGATGATAACACGTTTCTATCTGATCGATACCGGCAGAACATTAAAGCCTCTACCCCGTCCGGTATGTTTTACGACCGCGATATTAATGGTGCATGGGTATCGGCTGACGGTGCGGTCTATCCGGACTTTGACGAGCATGTTCATTATATCAGCATGGATCAAGTTCCAATTGACGAGATCAGCCGCTGGTTCGTCGGCGTTGACTTTGGCTGGGAACACTGGGGCGCTTTTGTACTGATCGGCCGCACAGAGGACGGGCGGTATTACCTTGTCCGGGAATGGTCGGCACAGCACCGGCACATCGACAACTGGATTAAGATCGGGCAATCGATCAAGGATCAGTACGGTGATATTAATTTCTACTGTGATTCTGCACGACCGGATTTAATTCAGCAGATGCGCGTTGCAAGACTGCGGGCAATTAATGCCCGGAAGGACGTACTTGCCGGTATTGCCGAAGTCGCAAGCCTCTATAAGCAAAAGCGACTGTTTATCGTGCGGGAAAATGTCAGCAGGTTCCCTCACGAAATCTATAGCTATGTCTGGAAAAAAGGCACTGATGAGCCGGTAAAGATTGATGATGACGTGCAGGACGCAATCCGGTACGCCATTTACAGTGATAAAAAATATGGGAGGTGA
- a CDS encoding conserved protein of unknown function (Evidence 4 : Unknown function but conserved in other organisms) has translation MICIDYACDNCKHQRPNIDGWNCACDAFPEGIPGKFMCYSDPKKLKECNNGIGYEPKDKKAER, from the coding sequence GTGATCTGTATAGATTATGCTTGTGATAATTGCAAACATCAACGTCCTAATATAGACGGATGGAATTGTGCCTGTGATGCTTTTCCAGAAGGAATTCCAGGGAAATTTATGTGTTATTCAGATCCTAAAAAGTTAAAGGAGTGTAATAACGGAATAGGATATGAGCCCAAAGACAAAAAAGCAGAGAGGTAA